From a single Fusarium fujikuroi IMI 58289 draft genome, chromosome FFUJ_chr03 genomic region:
- a CDS encoding probable protein CGRA (conserved fungal nucleolar protein): protein MSDTEKTNLNPAPAAEKTLGMRKNGKQWHAPKKAFRPTAGLKSYEKRTQERALMAQVKAKEKEMKDEKEQERQRKIAAIKEKRAKREEAERYEKMAEKMHKKRVERLKRKEKRNKLINS, encoded by the exons ATGTCTGATACGGAGAAAACAAACTTGAATCCCGCTCCTGCGGCGGAAAAGACTCTCGGCATGCGCAAGAATG GCAAGCAATGGCATGCCCCCAAAAAGGCGTTCCGACCTACCGCTGGACTGAAGTCATATGAGAAGCGAACGCAAGAGCGAGCTCTCATGGCGCaagtcaaggccaaggagaaggagatgaaggacGAGAAGGAACAGGAGCGCCAG CGCAAGATTGCAGCCATTAAGGAGAAGCGAGCAAAGAGGGAGGAGGCTGAGCGATACGAGAAGATGGCCGAGAAGATGCACAAGAAGCGAGTCGAGCGACTAAAGCGCAAGGAGAAGCGAAACAAGCTAATCAACTCATGA